The nucleotide sequence TTTGAAGGTACTGTCCGGGTGCAGTATCGTTCAAGCTATCAGAAAGCATTAAATTGACTCTGTGGGGAGTTTGTTGCCTTGTAACTTGTGTCGGGTTAACTTCAGGGGGCACTACCTTTTTGCCACAAATTGAGGACAAGTTGACCACTTCTCCGGTGTGAGTTTTCATAAAACAGTCCGGAAAACTTTGTGCGTTGATGGGTAATACTAAGGCCCCTAAACTGAGTAAGCCAATACCACCACTAACAAACCAGCTTATGCCGTTGCAGCGAATCTTCATCTTAACCTCTGGGTTCACCGATTATGTGTTCAGCAAGCAATATTTAGGTGTAGAACTTTGTTACAGCTAACTTTTTTCGACTTATCTTAAAACTATAATATCAGTTAACTATAGAGTAATTTATGTCATATTAGTAACGGAAAAAAATTTTATTTTGTGTATGGCTGAATGATTAAATTATTGTTTAAGGCGGCTTCTTCAATACCAGCAGTTAATTCGGGATCGTCAAGGCGAATCACTTGCTCAGGTGGACAAAATAGGGCACTTTTTGCTCGTTCAAAGAGTGCGACCGCTTTCTCATCATTGTGAGCATTATAATAAATAATTCCGTCAACTACAGAATAAATAGAGTCTTGCTCATAAAAATAACGTGACCAAGTTTGAGTAAGTTTTCTATCAGCGTCTTTAGCTAATGCCGCGACTGAACCGGCTTTCATTGCTGCGGACCCTCGCAAATCTAACAGTTTAATAGTCCGAGTTAACTGAACTTGTGCAACACATTGATCTTTAATTTCAATTACCCCAGTATCTCCAAAACATTCTACTAAACATCCTGATAAAGTAAATGCGGCATAATAAATACCCCGTTCCGAATCATTTTGAGGATTATTTAAAGAACCTCTATGATGATCGAAACGGCTTATCGGCCCGTAATAACGAAAAGTAAGTGCTTGTGTTTGATATTTTGTTGGGTCAAAAATTCGGATGATGTAATCGTCTACAGATAGTTCATAAATAATAGGAGAAGGAGAATTAATCGGAGGAGGTGGAGCAATTTTTACCAATCTAATGCTCCTAAACCTTGAGCTTCTTCAATCACTCGTTCTTTTTCTCCCTGTTTTAGAGCTTCTACTGGAGTTAAGCCACCTAAATAAGGGTTAGGACGAACTAACCAATTAAGCTTAGCAAAATCGGAGACTTGCAAACTTTTAAGGACATCGGGTAAACTTTCTATTACGCCATCAGGACCTTCTGGATCAAACTGCCAAACCGGAAAACGATATGCTCCGTTATCTTTTATGGCCAGCAGGGTTTGATTTTTAAGGCGAACGCGCAGCGACACTTCGTGTTCATGAGGAGTTTGACGAGAAGTTCCTAGTAATTCAGCTACTTCAGGTGCGGTTAAAGCATTCTCGAGTAATTCTCGCCGACGCTGAAAATATTGCACTAACGTTTTTATATTTAATTGCGTTTTTTCAGTTGCAGTAAAGGTCCGACCGACTAATGCTTTTACTAACTTATCTTTTGATGAATTTGATGAAGAAGTCTTTTTCTTCAAACTGTTAGCGAGCTTTTCTAGTTCATCTATTAAAATTTTTTGCTCATCAGGAGTTAAGCTCTTGATTATATTTAAATATTTGATTTCTTGCGGGTCTAAACTCGCTTGCATGGCATCCCTCCTGTAAGAAATGTCAAGATTACCTTTAATCTAGAAAATTCTGTAAGAGATGTCAAGTTGCCCTTGACGGGTAATTTTTGTAACATCTGTAGTATAGTAAAAATTACCACCTTTACAAGGGTATAAACCCATCAACCGATATGGCCTCCTTTAGAGATATTATCGGATACTATCGATCCTATAGAGCGATTGCCATCTTTAGCATCGCCGCATCCTGTATTTTTGAACTGATTGATTTAGTTGTACCTTACGTCATTGGACAAAGTTTAAATGTTCTATCCCACCAGCCGCTAGATCGGCCTATCCAAACTTTAATCACTTCTTTTGCCACTCTAACCCAACTCCGAGAAAGCCAACTCCTCTCATTAGGAGTATTACTCGGGTTAATCTTTATCGTCACAGTGGTTAAAGCACCCGTACAACCTTGGTTAACGCTCTGGTATCATTGGCTAATCTCCTTGAAAGCGCGTCAGGAGCATTTGCGGGAGATTGTTGCTAAAATTCTCACTTTACCTTTAGCATTTTACGACGAACACAACCCCGGACGGATTGCCAACCGAATTAGTCGGGGGGTTGAAAATCACCTTTGGACTTATCCAGAAATCGCCGGACAGTTCATTCCCAAATTAGTGCGGGTGTTGGGAATATTCTTAGTCATCTGGCTAATTGAATGGCGAATTGCTATTGCCTTTCTTGTCTCCTTTATTATTATTCTCATCTTGTCTCTGAAAAAT is from Gloeothece verrucosa PCC 7822 and encodes:
- a CDS encoding RES family NAD+ phosphorylase; this encodes MVKIAPPPPINSPSPIIYELSVDDYIIRIFDPTKYQTQALTFRYYGPISRFDHHRGSLNNPQNDSERGIYYAAFTLSGCLVECFGDTGVIEIKDQCVAQVQLTRTIKLLDLRGSAAMKAGSVAALAKDADRKLTQTWSRYFYEQDSIYSVVDGIIYYNAHNDEKAVALFERAKSALFCPPEQVIRLDDPELTAGIEEAALNNNLIIQPYTK